Sequence from the Castanea sativa cultivar Marrone di Chiusa Pesio chromosome 12, ASM4071231v1 genome:
TCAAGCAAATTGAATTACTTGAATTAGCATTATCCACTGACAGGTATTTGAATTACTTGTTGCCATTTTTAGATAGTTTGGAAAGTATGAGAACATGCATTCTTCTTGTTGCCATGTTGTGATAGTTTGAGAGGTATGAGAAGTGGCATACCATATCAGGCCATTTCATTTCAATATATTAGAGACAAAACTACAATGACCCATTAcctaaattaaaatcaaaagttGTAAACTCAGAAGCAAAAAATCTAAAGGCCAGATTCTAAATAAGGAAGTAGCATTAACCCAAAATGTTGTTCCATTCATATCTATTTCCAATTACAAGTAGAGCATCAGGTGGGAAATTTCTGATTTGAAACTTAATATTACAAAAACTACCAACAACACCAAAAAGTTTCACTAACCATGTGCAAAAACTAACCCCACCAATTTAACCAAACTACATACCTTAAAAGGATCTGTCGGtgcaaacataataataatggaaataacacgaagagaaattgaataatacttctgaatattattaatttgagaTTAGAAaatacacaacactatttggactgaggtgCGACACTCGCTTTCTTTAAGGAGATTTAAGCCCTTGCACAAGGTGTTCAAGCCCAAggctccaccagaaagaacacccttcttTGACTAgaacctctctattttttagtGTATAAGAATGCTTGCCTtagctagattttttttttttttggtaaattggAATGAACCTGAATGAGTCTATTTATAAGCTCACTGGGCCTCATAAAATTATTACtcaaattaatatgattaattaggtcaattATTCTGatgtagtgggtgttacaagattaattccTGGATATTAATCTAatgggctagagttacacaattaatggatGAGATAAGGAATTTCTGAAGAATAAAAAGGCTCAAATgcatagtccattaagtgggttaatggctcttcattttctataataaaaatggaGTATTAATTGggtcatttactcaccaacgaATATGGTAATTATTTTGAATGGGATGCCAAGTAAGAGGACCCAAGAGGCTGATTTATTTACATTTCTGACACCTCCTCCTTTCACCTCTTCCTTGCACACGTATCTAACTCAATATCTGAATCAATTCATTTTAGTCCATTAATCACTAcaattaaaaagattaaaatagtctctttccttttcaatgtgggattaaacattttcactaactccttatCTTCCATATAttctcccacatctttacatttatgttgtaatataaatccaattatataatagtaaaatactCTAACAATCCCCcacttattttaatattaaattttttaagttaaagagagattactAGGCAAAGACgggtcactatgcatcatgaaggtgtgctTTGCACTGAACCTTCACTTAGTTAAACAACGATCTCAACTCCAAAGTCGTAATGGTCTCCGACTTGAACTAGGACTGCTAGCAATTTACGGTTATGTGCTGATCCCagtttcatgagtgtatttgaaattaagtccaaatctcatagggagcggCCTCATCCCCACACTtacataggtgaaattttgtcaagggtACTCTTGTAATTCTGATACCCCACTCATATgagttacaaatttcattaagagtttttactcaacctctccacattacaggataaatgcacttacatcataggaatgaacaattaaaaaattatttacaaaataagtaattaaataaataaatagtgcaTTTCTTATGACCATCGTATGAttcgtttttcccattgaacccaattctcaAGATCTCTAGTCCTTGGAttgggtatcctcatacatggctcatgattctatggactttagtcTCATCCCCCTTGATGTATTCCAGACCCTATCTTTTGACAAGGTTTTGGTAAATGGGtctgcaagattatcattagatttaacaTAATCCACAGTTATAATGCTACAATTTAAATAAGATTACACGGTACTGTGCTTTCTTCATTTATGTTTGGAATACTGTTGTAATGacggtttttaactctaccaattgcagtagtgctatcacaatgaattcATATAGGTGAAATTGGCTTTTCccaaagtggaatttcatataacaaatctctaagccaatttgcctcttcactagctgaagcTAGTGCTATTAATTCAGCTTTCTATTGTTGAATTAGCATTTATTGTTTACTTTTTAGATTTCTAACAAATAACACTGCTACCTAAGGTAAAAATGTAACtagtggtagagagagaatcacttgacaaagtattccaatcAGCATCACTAAAAGCTTCAATCACAACAGGatacttttttataaaataagccataacttttgataccaattaaatatctcatgactcgctcaatagctagccaatAATCTCTACTAAGTTTGCTAGTAAATCTGCTAAGCATTTctactgcatatgcaatgtcaggtctaatacaatcagtagcataaggcaaactaccaatgatgctTGCATAatcattttgattaaaaatttcatcatcattattcaaagaaaataaataaacactaaaatcaaaaggagtagctacacttttgtgatcatgaaaattatactttctcaacataatgtgattgatcaagaaatattccatcacatgtttttgtaattttcatgcccaaaataaaattagtcttaccaagatctttcatatcaaatgtTTTGCCTGGTTGGATGAgatattttgtgttttcttaTATGCTTTTGGCAAGGTAAAAACAACTTAAGGGCTGTTCTAATAGTAATGGGATTTGATTTGAACTCTTCGACCAAACATTttctgaaaacaaacaaaaccttaTATTGAGAAGTCACACAAACAATCTTTTAAGggcatatataatatattgataatttgattatAAAGCATCACCAGTCACGTCTCCCCAACACCTCAATATTTATCCTACTTTTTTCACTCCTATCCTATCCATGTTAGTAGTGTGTCCGTCGAAGACTCGAAGTGCTTTGAATTTGAGTAAGACAATTTGTTGGCTTAAAAGATTCTATGATtgaactaaaaagtaaaaaaatgtaaataggcaaaagacaaaaataattatatactcTTTAAACAATATCAAAATATAGCTAAGCTGCTGGAAATGCTCATTACTCACTAGTCATCTGTAGAGAGCTAATGCATATCTAAACTTTAATTTGTGGGTGCAAACATATATACACCACTTTCTCGATGGTCatatttttcctatttgaaATGATCATTTCCTATCTTATTTTCATCCATCTTAACCATTTTCTCTAGCATTAGAAATGGTTAAATAGCATTAGTGAAGGCCAACCTTCAAGTCAAGCGAAAATGGATGTATTTACCCAGTTTTGTATCTTATAAGATCTTAACTCCGAATAAACTTAGAGGAATATGATTAAAAGTTCGCATGTTGGCTAAAAGTTGGTTCTTGGACTGTAAAGTGATGGTCATTTCATTTTGTTCTAATCCTTAAGGCTAGTGGCATACGCTCGGGTTCATATGTAAGATGAGCCCATAACCTAGTAATAGTGAAGGTCGTTTATGCAGCAGACTTAGTAAtggaattttaaatttaatctttttagcttatatatgtatatattatagaAGCACTTTTTATATTATTCCGGGTATAGTGATTTCCTTTGTTCTCTTgtcaaaataagttaaatacaCTATCCTTTTGCTAATGGGAAGTGCCCCTTCTGTTACTGTAACACAgtgtaaaatatcattttattcaaaatacaactttattaaacttcttttatttcttacaaCTATTTCAAATAACCATATTTCTTACAACTATTTCAAATAACCATATTTTCACACGCAAGTGAGAGAGGAGCTTTCATAGGAGAGACACTTTCTCCAATTTCAGCCACTCTACTTCTTCTCCATCCCCCTCCATCTAAACTAGCCATATATCACATAAATGAAGATTTCTATACGCTAGCTTTGAAGTATGCCAAGACTCCCACGAAAACAGAATTCATGTATGTAGTGGGCTCTGATTGTGGAACATTATATCGACTATTTTCAAAAGAATCATCCTTAGCAGGACCTCCAACAATAGCCCCTGTGAGTTGATTTATGTCAGGCTTCTGGCTTTTAAAGTATAGGTCACCACCATGACACCCCAAAAATTTTGGGTGTGCAACAATGGAAGGAATGGTAGATCCACGGTGATGTATCCTTTGAGGAAACTTTTGGCCAAAGCCCACCATGTATGACATGGCCAATGGGTTGTTTCCTAGTATATAATCCGTCTGCAACATACATAATTCACATTTCACTCTCAATTAGAAAGGATAACTACTATACCAAGTAATGCAAAATCTTTAACTATCAAAACATGTGCGAGAAATTAATGCACTATCAAAATTGCAATTTATCCTGCTGTCATATATTTGTATATCTAGcattttctattatatatttgataccttaaattttcaattagaaTGAAGTTGTTAGGTTTTCATCTAAACTAACAGATTTTGAGTTTGTTGGACAAAGAAATCACTTGTTGTGATTTGACTCGATCATAATTTAATCCCACAAactttttcaattgtttgaCTTTTAAAGACTTGGATACAAATGAAATGTTAGAATACTTTGGACCGAAtcctaataattttatattaggGGGTCAAATATTGGAATTTAAAGTTTATGAACTAAGTTATTATGGTAGCAAATCACAAGAGTAGATATTGTAGTTTTCCATTGTTTTTATATGAGAAAGAATTTTACTCGATTATGTAAAATGAGAGAGTATCATGTTGTCGTTTTACGTCGCACTACTTGAAGAGTACTGAAGTAGTGCTCTTAAATGAACAGCATTGCTCGTGCACTAAATGAACCAAAATTTGTAGATGAATTTATTGAATCATGTCTAATTTGTATGAAATTCCTTGATAATGATGTGGTGCAGATATACCTGGCCTTTTGCGACTTCGATCAGCTTATCCGGTTGGGCTACATAATCACCACAACGAACTACTTTCTTCGCATCTATCATATAGCGAGCATAAACAATAAGAAGGAAAGACAAAGCTGTTGCATGTTGTAGGTTACTTCCTCCGTCTTTGAATATAAGCCCACCTAATCAACAGATTCAAAATATGATGAATCAATCTCAAATTCACTAGCTAAATTTTGGATCTCAATAATCATATTTAACATTTTAcgcacacaccaaaaaaaaaaaaaatatatatatatatatatacacacacacatatatgaaaAATGATGTTTTCCATTTAAAATTGATTCATTTCATATTTCAAATTAGATATTACAAAATCCTAAATTGGTCTAGTGGACTTTTTTATTAAAGGCTTTTATTCATGAGGTTCTTGATTTGAAATCTGTAGCAAATAAGGAATTGTTTGAGTAATTATCTAGGGTGACCTTAAAGGAATTCTTTGAGTAATTACTTGGTGTGTGTAAGATAAGGAGACTATACACACAGATGAATAATAAAGTTTTCCAAGAGATCTAGATTCTGGACACCCTCGTTaggcaaaataaataaataaaagtaaggGTCATCAAATAGCCCACGGCCCATAGCTCGACCTAGAAACCCGACGGCCCATCGGGCTAATGGGCAGCCCGACCCGTTGTTATTGAGGCTCATGGGTAGCCCACTAGCCCAGTGGGTTAGGCCGTGGGCTAGTTTTTATGCCCATGAGTACCCGGTGGGCTAGCCCAGTAGCCCAACCCGTTGGCCTAACCTGTTGACTCAACCCAATAACtcataattcataacaaaaatatataggaagTGTATGAAAGATTAATCTTGAGATATTATAGAGGAATTTCTTAAGAAAACTCCCTCAACCACTAAGATACTCAAAGTAATTGTGCTAAACTtagtttactaaatatatatttttctaataatctagcaaatttgaattaaccatttgatatttttttttattaaagataaaaaaaaatatttaaagccttaataaaaaaaattaaataggtttccattaacaaaacaaaaaattaaatagatttgattgtcaaatttgtaattaagtattaaattctttaattctttcctttaaaaaaatagaatgattattcccttataaaaaattgattcttttcttataaaaataataaaataatatgccAATATAAGCCCATGAGTAACCCATTAGGCCCAACTCGATAGCCCAGCTCGCTAAAGACAAAATGGGCGTTGCCCATGGACAGGGTCATAGGCTGAGGTTTTCTCTTTCGGCCCAGCCCGACCCGACCTGTTAACTAGTTAATAGCCTATTATGCCCAGCCCATTATGCCCATGGGCCAAGTAAAAATGAGTCAGGCCAGCCCGACCCGGCCCATTGAATAAAAGATTAGGTATTACATATCTAAGCACATTATAAAGTTTCAATTGTTGTTAAATATAACCAATAATAAAATTACCATTAAATAAATTCTCTAGATTTCTTACCTTAATTAATTCCAAGTGAAATGGAAATCATCATTCATTGGGATCTCAATAAAAGGTTATTTTGTACGGTACGACTCATATAAATATTGTCTTccttccaaaaaaagaaatggccaacattttttatttcaatttcaagaaatttaactAAGTGGGTATGAGCTAATTGAGTTTAATTTcttcaataattatttcatatatCATGCATATGCATTTCCTTGTTATGAATTCAACCTTTCTATTTGAATTGATTAGAGAAAGCTACCTGGAGAGTAACTGACTGACTTGACCGTAGGTGAGTCGGGTAATATGGAGCATACAAATTCATCGGCATTGAGAACAAAAGGATCAGCATTATTAGGGTCTTTCATCACCCTCTGCCAACacaggaagaagaagaaaatttgagattgaTATTTCTCattataagaagaaaattaatGGTGGGAAATTTGATCTAACCTGGGAAATAAGTACGTTAGTACCAGCAGTTTTTGAATCCCATCCAAATTCATTAATTCCAGCTCCTGATGGATTACCATCTATATCTTCGGTTTCCAAATGGTTTAGGTTTCTTTTAAGATAATTCCAGTAATAAGCATCGTTTGTTGCCTTGAGTAACCATGCTGCTCCCCACAACAATTCATCCTATACAAGATATAAGTCAAACTACAAAACTTTTAGccattgaattttaaattcaatttacaTGAAAGTTGGAACTTAACagcaaaatttttgggttaaattcAAATTGCGCCCTTTAGATTTGGGTGAATTGTCATTTTCATAcatgaattcatattttattattttagtcccTCAAATTTAACATTTCTGGTAATTAATCTATATAGTGTCGTCTATAAAACCATTGTTATATGTGAAAAAGTGACATTATTATAGACATAATGGATGAAAAGATCTACTTCCACAAAATGTTAGaatttaaggactaaaatgattaaataaattaaaatttaattgacaaaaatgaaaatttaccCAGTTTTAGAGGATGTGCCGATGTGGTTTGGATTTAGATTCTTTAAAGGTTAATCTAAAAATTTAACTGATTCAAGTCCCCTATAACACCCAATTAATGTTATTCAATCGATGAGATTTACAAATAGAAGAGCTATTTCAGAATTTACACAATTGATACTATTTGATCAAGAACTTAATtgtaatattagtttttttggaGTCACAATATTGCATACCACGTAGCCACTGAAATCACAGTAAAATGGGCATGCACCCTGTGGAATACTAGAATTGTAAGATCCTTGATACTGATCAGCAAAGTCAAAGACCTGATACCAAAGAAAGGAATAATCGGCAttgatataaattaattatataagcAATCATAATGTTACATACACAGTATTTTTCGCAATTAAATTGACAAATCATAATTGATTTTCAAGTTTCATGGCTTCATTGTTTACTATTCATAAATTTCTTTTGgggataattcaatagttggggaATGAGTTTTTTGAATCTTGGACATGTAGAGATAAAAGAGTCTTGACGTTTACTATTCATAACTAAGaaaacaattgtgaaaaaacttgaggatattggaatttatttattgataaccAATAAGGAAAAGGAATAATCAACTATTCAATTACCTGTTTAGCTCTATCAAGAAGTAGTTTAGAATATTTATCATCAGAACCACGAAATGCTATGGAAGAGGCTGCAAGTGCAGCTGCAATCTCGGCTGATACCTCAGAACCAGGACTTGTTTTATTAACCACATAAGTGGTTCTAGGAGTATCCATGTCTTCAGGTCTCTCCCAACAATTGTGATCAGCATTCGGGTCACCAACTACACCAACCACAACATTAGGAACACTAGTGGCTTTAAGTAAATAGTCAGTGCCCCAACGAATAGCCTCCAGTGCATTTTGTTGCTCTGAGCCCATTAATTGGCCAAATTCTATAACACTCCATGCCAATGTTGCTACTGTGAATGCCATGGGAAAGCTGAACTTTACATTGTCACCAGCATCGTAGTAACCACCAACTAAATCCCTCTGAGTAGGGAAAGTTTATTG
This genomic interval carries:
- the LOC142621052 gene encoding endoglucanase 8-like; this translates as MTMIMTKIGPMTASIDYADALSKSILFFEGQRSGKLPSTQRITWRKDSGLQDGSDIRRDLVGGYYDAGDNVKFSFPMAFTVATLAWSVIEFGQLMGSEQQNALEAIRWGTDYLLKATSVPNVVVGVVGDPNADHNCWERPEDMDTPRTTYVVNKTSPGSEVSAEIAAALAASSIAFRGSDDKYSKLLLDRAKQVFDFADQYQGSYNSSIPQGACPFYCDFSGYVDELLWGAAWLLKATNDAYYWNYLKRNLNHLETEDIDGNPSGAGINEFGWDSKTAGTNVLISQRVMKDPNNADPFVLNADEFVCSILPDSPTVKSVSYSPGGLIFKDGGSNLQHATALSFLLIVYARYMIDAKKVVRCGDYVAQPDKLIEVAKGQTDYILGNNPLAMSYMVGFGQKFPQRIHHRGSTIPSIVAHPKFLGCHGGDLYFKSQKPDINQLTGAIVGGPAKDDSFENSRYNVPQSEPTTYMNSVFVGVLAYFKASV